One Fusarium poae strain DAOMC 252244 chromosome 4, whole genome shotgun sequence DNA window includes the following coding sequences:
- the HTA1 gene encoding histone H2A (BUSCO:58817at5125) — protein MTGGGKSGGKASGSKNAQSRSSKAGLAFPVGRVHRLLRKGNYAQRVGAGAPVYLAAVLEYLAAEILELAGNAARDNKKTRIIPRHLQLAIRNDEELNKLLGHVTIAQGGVLPNIHQNLLPKKTGKTGKTSSMEL, from the exons ATGACTGGCGGCGGCAAGTCTGGCGGCAAGGCCTCTGGTTCCAAGAACGCGCAATC ACGttcctccaaggctggtctCGCATTCCCTGTCGGTCGTGTCCACCGTCTTCTCCGAAAGGGCAACTACGCTCAGCGTGTCGGTGCCGGTGCTCCCGTCTACCTCGCTGCCGTCCTTGAGTACCTCGCTGCCGAAATCCTCGAGTTGGCTGGTAACGCTGCCCGCGACAACAAGAAGACCCGTATTATTCCccgtcatcttcagctcGCCATCCGCAACGATGAGGAGTTGAACAAGCTTTTGGGTCACGTCACCATTGCCCAGGGTGGTGTTCTCCCCAACATTCACCAAA ACCTTTTGCCTAAGAAGACTGGCAAGACCGGCAAGACCTCCAGCATGGAGCTGTAA
- the HTB1 gene encoding histone H2B (BUSCO:57288at5125) → MAPKAADKKPAASKAPATASKAPEKKDAGKKTAASGDKKKRSKTRKETYSSYIYKVLKQVHPDTGISNRAMSILNSFVNDIFERVASEASKLAAYNKKSTISSREIQTSVRLILPGELAKHAVSEGTKAVTKYSSSTK, encoded by the exons ATGGCTCCCAAGGCTGCTGACAAGAAGCCCGCCGCCTCCAAGGCTCCTGCTACTGCCTCCAAGGCtcctgagaagaaggatgccGGCAAGAAGACTGCTGCTTCTggtgacaagaagaagcgctCCAAGACTCGCAAGGAGACTTACTCTTCTTACATCTACAAGG TCCTCAAGCAGGTCCACCCCGATACTGGTATCTCCAACCGCGCCATGTCCATTCTGAACTCGTTCGTCAACG ACATCTTCGAGCGTGTCGCTTCTGAGGCTTCCAAGCTTGCCGCCTACAACAAGAAGTCCACCATCTCTTCCCGAGAGATTCAGACCTCTGTCCGCCTCATCCTCCCCGGTGAGCTTGCCAAGCACGCCGTCTCCGAGGGTACCAAGGCTGTTACCAAGTACTCTTCCTCGACGAAATAG
- a CDS encoding hypothetical protein (BUSCO:41948at5125) gives MTRNKKAAPAPRGVRNARGGRGGRGGRGSFRVRGSYFSTSSHVNFIQDESVGFTLADEARQTSQHDHSAWGNSSLRSRPVTFVSAGPSEPLKLLDEIMDGANEEPGVMTINEEAQEDDEPYMDQEDLNESDEDEIIGPDDLEEAIQDIQERTAVKGDTPDAPCFFFDLKGDQAQDNQDKLTVQVPERPFSRSSTSSDEVILFKGRGAPRKPEHMSNIDMVQMQTEIRVVEQAITDKPVRSGPSPVPELPTERVRNSKSTNREKKQKQRDKRKEIDRAKAEEDAILADYIANLKENSDVDEYLKEHGQGGMDSDASGLSNASCQQQATATHAYTTDGDQSGEDLEHESKANNEDYPASEIDDETLAQLIAGHGLGYDLGMEDVNFGDSLSDSDSDGEEPTKKPKQRQMVVDDFDLMDWERPSLRPRKGKGARAQINFNLSDSELEATLRTNWKNDRLKKSERKRQREEMRALGMLGKKTKPDDLRIKYPDGMNMEQVGEEMRTFMISGDEQLILPPMDNHARKIIHELANKFKIKSKSIGKGDQRRPTLYRTGRTLPYIEVTFNHAFNRVNRKYLPRLDKGKKGKRLPPVRGGASVAAATYQDGEVVGGSAPELGIENRGRAMLEKMGWSMGTALGASDNKGIMQPVTQTMKRSKAGLG, from the exons TACACTCGCCGACGAAGCCCGCCAGACCTCACAACATGACCACTCTGCATGGGGAAACTCTAGCCTGCGGTCACGGCCAGTAACGTTTGTAAGCGCCGGCCCTAGTGAACCACTGAAGTTGCTCGACGAGATTATGGACGGAGCGAACGAAGAGCCGGGAGTAATGACGATAAACGAAGAAGCACAGGAGGACGATGAACCATACATGGACCAAGAGGATCTCAATGAAAGTGACGAGGATGAAATCATAGGACCGGATGACCTTGAGGAAGCCATCCAAGACATCCAAGAAAGGACCGCAGTGAAAGGTGACACGCCGGATGCGCCGTGTTTCTTCTTCGATCTGAAAGGAGACCAGGCACAAGATAACCAGGATAAACTGACGGTTCAGGTACCTGAACGACCTTTTTCAAGAAGCAGCACCTCTAGTGACGAGGTCATACTTTTCAAGGGCCGAGGCGCCCCGAGAAAGCCTGAACACATGTCTAATATCGACATGGTGCAGATGCAAACAGAAATTCGTGTCGTCGAACAAGCTATCACCGACAAGCCTGTACGATCAGGGCCATCCCCAGTGCCCGAGTTACCCACAGAACGAGTGCGAAATAGTAAATCGACGAATAGGgaaaagaagcagaagcagcgtGACAAGCGcaaagagatcgaccgcgcGAAGGCAGAAGAGGATGCTATTCTTGCAGACTACATTGCAAACTTGAAAGAAAATAGCGATGTGGATGAGTATTTGAAAGAACATGGACAGGGTGGAATGGATTCTGATGCCAGTGGGCTGTCTAACGCCAGCTGTCAGCAGCAAGCTACCGCCACACATGCGTACACCACAGACGGAGATCAATCAGGCGAAGACCTGGAGCACGAATCCAAAGCCAACAACGAAGATTACCCCGCAAGCGAGATCGACGACGAGACGCTGGCCCAGTTGATTGCTGGCCACGGGCTAGGCTACGACCTGGGGATGGAAGATGTCAATTTCGGAGACTCTCTCAGTGATTCAGACTCCGATGGTGAAGAGCCCACCAAGAAGCCAAAGCAGCGGCAAATGGTTGTCGATGACTTCGACTTAATGGATTGGGAGCGACCAAGCCTACGCCCCCGTAAGGGCAAAGGGGCAAGAGCTCAGATTAACTTCAATCTATCCGATTCCGAATTGGAAGCAACACTCCGGACGAACTGGAAGAATGACAGACTTAAGAAGTCGGAGCGcaagagacagagagaggAGATGCGCGCACTTGGCATGCTGGGAAAGAAAACGAAACCTGATGATCTACGCATCAAATACCCAGATGGAATGAATATGGAACAAGTTGGAGAAGAGATGCGGACATTTATGATCAGTGGCGATGAACA GCTTATCTTGCCCCCAATGGATAACCATGCCCGCAAAATAATACACGAGCTGGCGAATAAGTTCAAAATCAAGTCCAAGTCGATAGGGAAAGGTGATCAACGACGGCCTACACTCTATCGAACAGGACGTACGCTTCCCTATATCGAAGTAACATTTAACCACGCTTTTAATCGTGTGAATCGGAAATATCTCCCTCGGCTTGACAAGGGCAAGAAAGGCAAAAGACTGCCTCCTGTTCGTGGCGGTGCTTCTGTCGCAGCTGCTACATACCAAGATGGCGAGGTCGTTGGCGGTTCGGCGCCTGAACTGGGCATTGAGAATCGTGGAAGAGCCATGTTGGAAAAGATGGGATGGAGTATGGGAACGGCATTAGGCGCGTCGGACAACAAAGGAATCATGCAGCCTGTTACGCAGACGATGAAGCGATCAAAGGCCGGCCTGGGTTAG